The genomic region GGACCTCACGCCGCTTTGGACCGCACAGGTGAGAGTCGAGGTGGCGCGCGACCAGGAGCTTCTCGACCTCATGCGCCGCTCCAACTGCCATACCGTCTACATCGGGCTCGAGTCGATAAACCCCCGCACGCTCGAGGCCTACAACAAGAAGCAGTCGGTCGAGGACATAGAGAAGTGCATCAGGACGCTCCACGACAACGGCATCCGCGTCCACGGCATGTTCGTCTTCGGCTCCGACGACGACACGGTGGACACCATCGACGAGACCGTCCGTTTCTGCAAGCGAAACGACATCGAGAGCGTCCAGTTCCTCATACTGACGCCTCTGCCCGGCACCAAGTTCTTCTTCGAGATGGAGCGCCAGGGTAGGATACTCACCAGGGACTGGGCCCTCTACGACGCCCACCACGTGGTCTTCGAGCCCCGGCTCATGAGCTGCTACGAGCTCCAGAGCGAGATGCTCCGGGCCACCAGGGAGTTCTACTCCCTCTGGCAGATAGCCAAGAGGGCCGTGCGCCTCGACCTCTTCAACGTCTCCATAAAGGCCTACGGACGCAACCTCGTAAGGCAGTGGACAAAGAAGAACCAGTACTTCCTCGACTACACCAAGTCCCTGGCCGACAGGGCCGGCAAGAGGATCGAGCTGGCCGCCAAGCAGACGGCCGAGGACATAAAGGACAAGTTCCGCAAGCTCGAGATGGCCGGCTCTCTCTCCATCCCCAAGACGCACCACATGTCCTGATCGGGACCGGACCCCGGAAAGCGCGATGATACGAACCTTCTTTCTGTCGGTCTGTCTCTTCTGCGTCGCCGCCGCCTGCGAGGCCGCCGGCTCCGCTCCCGTCGCCGCCGCCGGCGACGCGGTGGGGGCCTATCCCGTGAGCGAGGCGCATGTCGATATCCCCTCCCTCGATGAAGCCGCGGTCTCCGTGAGCGACGCGGCGTGGGCCTTCCCGGCGCCGGGGTGGAGCTACGGCGCGGCGTCCCACGGGGAATCCGCCGCAGCGCAGGAGGCCGTCTCCGTGGCCAGGCCCCTCGCCGTCGCGGCAGGGAGCGCCGTCTCCGGCGGCGGCGAAGGCAAGTGGGCCTTCCCCGTGCTCGCCGCTCCGCCGAGGCTCCCTCCGCTCTCCGAGGCGCTCTCCGCGGAGGCCGGCGCCGGGGCGCCGGACGCCTCGCCGGTTCCGGCCGCGGGGCTGCTCTGCTCCGAGCGGAACCACGGCGACGGCGTCTACTTCGACGGGGAGCGGGGCCGGACCGTCATGACCGCCGCGGAGGAGGAGCTCGCCTCGGACGACATCTTCGGCGGCCCCTTCGCCGACAACGATCATCTCGCCTTCTTCGACGACCCCTTCGACGAGTTCTTCTTCCACTACGGCGGGGCCTGCGGCGACGACGCCTCTTCGCTCGTCGTCACCTACGACGTGCCTGTGGTGATGAACAAGCGGGTTGAGAGGTTCATCGAGTACTTCCAGACCCGCGGGCGCAGGGTCTTTGTCCGCTGGCTCGAGCGCGGCGCGCGCTACATGCCCATGATCCGCCGCCTGATCCGCGAGAGCGGCCTGCCCGAGGACCTCTCCTATCTGGCCATGATCGAGAGCGGCTTCAACCCCCGCGCAAGGTCCAGGGCCGGCGCCGTGGGCATGTGGCAGTTCATGAAGTACACGGCAAGGAAGTACGGGCTGCGCGTGGACTGGTGGATAGACGAGAGGCGCGACCCGGAGAAGGCCACGAAGGCGGCCATAAAGTACCTGAGCGACCTCTACGGCATGTTCGGCTCCTGGCACCTCGCAGCGGCGAGCTACAACGCCGGCGAGGGCCGGG from Deltaproteobacteria bacterium harbors:
- a CDS encoding LysM peptidoglycan-binding domain-containing protein, producing MIRTFFLSVCLFCVAAACEAAGSAPVAAAGDAVGAYPVSEAHVDIPSLDEAAVSVSDAAWAFPAPGWSYGAASHGESAAAQEAVSVARPLAVAAGSAVSGGGEGKWAFPVLAAPPRLPPLSEALSAEAGAGAPDASPVPAAGLLCSERNHGDGVYFDGERGRTVMTAAEEELASDDIFGGPFADNDHLAFFDDPFDEFFFHYGGACGDDASSLVVTYDVPVVMNKRVERFIEYFQTRGRRVFVRWLERGARYMPMIRRLIRESGLPEDLSYLAMIESGFNPRARSRAGAVGMWQFMKYTARKYGLRVDWWIDERRDPEKATKAAIKYLSDLYGMFGSWHLAAASYNAGEGRVMRAVRRYKSNDFWELAKYRRALKRETRNYIPKFMAAMIIAKDPAAYGFDDPSRGEPLRYEKAPVPYATDLRVIARAAGTTVDEIRRLNPELLRWFTPPDYPGYEIKLPAGTAETFSRNMKKIAPPQRLRFHRHRIRPGETLSTIARRYRTGVRPIMYLNNIKNPRRIRAGRTLVVPVRARPAAPAQKTVRSAGRGGSGHGGVASDGTYTVRRGDTLWDIALRFGVPLKRVMRLNGLSADDLIRPGQKLVISETMIADEKDDTKLR